The Calliopsis andreniformis isolate RMS-2024a chromosome 10, iyCalAndr_principal, whole genome shotgun sequence nucleotide sequence GAGTTTTTAAGGGAAACCATTTTCCACGCTTGCGGAAATTTACATCGAGCCGTGTCGAACTTATAATTGAAATTCTCACCGCATTAATTAAATTCCGGATGACGAGCGGGCTTACGCGTTTACGCGAATCGTTAATGCGCAAATGAAATCTGACTGTGCCATCGGACGGCGGTGAAAGGACAAAATGTTGACGTAGCTTAAAGGGGTCGGAAAGGTAGTAAATGAATCGTTGATCACATCCTGCTCCACTGCCCGAAATACAGTATTTGCAATTATAAAAATCAGAAGGAAATGAAAAATCAGAAAATTTTCGAGGCTACATTTGAGTGATTAATCGTTGACGAAATGCCTGAAATTTGTGGGCAATGCGTTTGacatgagacttattctactgcaagTCTGCAATAGCGAGGTCAAGCAGCGGGATCAATTACagagaaattagtagaataagtcccgtgtCTGATACAGCTAAATCAGTGGAGTAGACCAGGCCTGAGTCAGACGTGAAGAAGTCAGTACAAAAGCTCTGCCAGGcgtagaaaaatcagtagaatagctcGGTCCAAAGTCaggcacagagaaatcagtagaataagtcggtaTTGAGTCCGACACCgaataatcagtagaataagtcagtcaTAATACAGATACaggaaaatcagtagaataagttcaaaATCAGACAGACTTCACTAGAATCTCAGACATTTTAATAACTCTAGAACCAAACCTCACATGCAACTTCTTTATTCCTGGTTTTCGTTTTATTGTAGCTTGTAGAATTACCCTCCGAAATTTCCGACACCTGTCGTCAAACACTCTGCACTAAAGCATAAAAATCTGGGCGGTTTTATCACGAATGAAATGTTCCTCATCGTCGACTGCATTCCCCACTTTAATGGCGGCACTGACCGACGTCGTTTGCGGAAGTCGCGACTTCTGCAATGAAATAAAGAGGCATCGCTACTTTGGGTAAAAGCCTGTCTGCCCTCGTTCGAAGATGATTCAACGGTTTAACAACGACGGCCACTGCCGCCGCTTTATTCGCGAATGATCGAGAGAGCGGCCTGAATAAATATTACCGAAACACGCTGACGTCACGAGCATCgaatttctttaaaataaatTCCCCGATATGGGTGGGTAAACGTCGTTGCAGGGAGCGTATTTTGCGCGGATGGAAACGCTGAAAACTGTCGGCCGATATTGATCAATTTTTGTCCGACTGATATTCCATAATTTCGCGTTGTGAAAATTTCGCGCGAGAATACCAACGATGAATATTTTTCTGGGACACGGCGAGTGTGAAACGGTTTGGACGTTTTACTTCTGCTTGAAATAATACCTTTAGTTCGAACTGCTACAGAATTTTTATTTCCATTAAAAGCAGGCGTTTTTATCTAAAGAATCCTTTCGGCGATGTTACAGACAAGGAACTCCAGAAGCCTGGAGAAAGTAAAAAGGAATTGCTCAAATACGACACCCATGGTTCCATTACCATCGTTCCCACCCCAGACGATAACGATATGGACTACACTTGCGAGGCGaaccaccctgcaatacccatcgATATGCCCCTGAGGGCCTCCATCAAGCTCTCGGTTTTCTGTAagtaaaaagtttgaaaattgccAAGTTTCCAGCCTCCCATGTCGCTTCACCAGTTACCTATCCAGTTACCAACGTCAAAAATTATATAACTACTAATTATGTTCGGTTCGTTCAGTTGCATTAATTAACTGTCACACGCCAATCAACTGGTATTAATGCCAGCCGCATCGTGTTTCACATTCGTGGCCCCCCTCACCCTTCCGTGAGGGAAACTTTTATTaagaaagtttttccattaccAGAAGAACAGAGGTGTCAGAGCTTCTTCGCTGGTCTTCAACGCCTTTGTGATCGAATAATTTTCAGATTCGCCTAGCACGCCCTACATCGAGGGATACACCGAGGGAGAGACGGTGAAACGTGGACAACAGCTGGAGCTGACTTGTCGTTCGCGCGGCGGAAATCCGCCAGCGCAGATCGTTTGGTACAGAAACAACGAGCTGGTCAACACTGTCTACCGAACCGAGGGCAGCTTCTCGGAGAGCGTGTTGTCGATCATCGCCAAGGCGCAGGACAACAACGCGAAGTACAGGTGCGAGGTGTCCAACATCATGAGCGTGGAACCCATGGAGGCTCACGTGGACCTTACTGTACTTTGTGAGTACTTCGtttcatttatttaaaaagGATACTTTAATAAGGAAAGCGCCCCAATACCTAGGCGCTTTCAACGTCTCACTAACTGGAAAACTTAAAAATACGTATCCCAACACTTGAATTGCGCCCCAGTAATTGAATACTATATCTGGACTTTAATGAGGCGAGTGTCTCAAGTGTAGCTGTTACTTTTTAATGagtcttaaaaaaaaaaatgattaatCCTTATCATAGTAAAATTCCTTTTCGTTCAGAACCTCATTAGCAAATACCTATTAGAAGactttagaaatttgaaaaattgaagataTATTAACTTAACACCCTCTAGCTCTGATGTGTAGATACATAAAAAACACAGAGCTTTTTCACCCTTGGTtattaaatatctcaaaatatgGTGTTCCTGGACTTGTCCAAATCCAATTAACTCTACTGTCCAGACACCTGTACCTATTCAGCAACTGATCCATATCCCTTATCTCGACTTCCCAACTCTCTTAAACCAGTGCAAAAACAAAAGCTCATTCCTCCCCAAAAAGTGTCCTCTCCTAAATTCTACACACAAGATTCTGCCCATATAGTAGATCTGTCGACTCTCGTCCACGTTCAGAAACATCCAGACACTCGAACATCCCATAAAATTTAAAGAATCTAAATCATGCTCTCCCAGACGTGGGAGACAAACTGCACGCCCTAAACAAACTGCGATCATTTCCAGTCGCGCCATCAGGAGTGACGATCACCGGGCCAACAGAGGCGAAAGCGGACGAACAAGTGGTGATCACTTGCACCACGGAGAACTCGAACCCGCCAGCGGATATAAAATGGACAGTGGGTGGTCGAAATTTCGAGAGCAACGCCTCGAGGACAGAGCCAGCGCCTCAGGGTGGCTGGATCACCTCGTCGAACGTGACGTTCACCATCAATCAGGCGAGCAGAAGCATCGTGGTAATCTGCGACGCGTCGAACGTGAAGCTGACGGAGAACGTCGTCAGGACGCACACCATAAACGTGATTTGTAAGTAGACGGAGGCAATTAGCCGAATGAACGCGAGTTTAGACTTAATCTAGGGCACAATCTGAACGATGGGCATGGATTAATATGAAACTAATCCCGAGCGAGCTGAATAGACTTCACGCTGCCCCGTATCGCCTCGGTTTATGTTGGTTTCTGCGAATTCGAAACCCACCTAACTCTGAGTAGCCTCGAAGCCTCCGTGTAATTCGAACTTGCGTCGGAATTAGTTCCTGTCTTGCTTGGAAGGTCTTTCAGTATGCGAGACGAGCTTTGCTTCTTCGTGTCTGATTGAGTTTCTTCCTGTAGTCGAATAGTCTCGAGTCTTATTTTTTTGGTTGGCGGCTGTGAGGTCTTGCGGGGCGTTTAAAGTGATTCTGATGGGATCTTTTGGGATTGTTTGTTCTCAGATCCACCGTCGAAGCTTAGTATTACTGGCTACGAAGAAGGGACAACGATTGATGCTGGCACGGTGCTAAGATTGATGTGCACTGCTACCTCGGGAAATCCCCTGGCCACTTTGACTTGGTACAAGAATGATAAGAAGGTTAGTGAACTGGAAGTGTATGTTATTGTGTTATCGAGAGCGTTTAGTGCTGGGAAAGGTGTAATAAAATGTACATTATGTGTAGCTTAGTAATTTTAGATATTTTCTGAGTGTTTCAACTTCTGCTTTTCATATTTGGAATGAAACGAGATGTATCAATGCATCGTCCTTTAATGTTTCATTGAATACTGCTAAAAAGTGCATTTTCGCTCTAAGATAAACGTTGCCTTAAGAATACTGGCAAACAGCAAAGCTTGGGTCCAAGAAGGACTTAAATACGAGGATTAAATGCTTCTCTTTGAAGTCTTATATCTTAGAACCTACTTTAGGGGCAGGGAATACGCTTACAAGATTAGACTTTCTCTTACCCGCTAAGTAtatttacattaaaaaattCTCGGTTTCCTTAGCCATGATTATCATCCAAAATTCTGCATTTGAGTATATTGAAAAGTATTTCTGACAGTTTTGCTAATCTTGCAggctaaataaaaatattataaagtagATAAGTAATCAGATAAAAGGTCGcagaattatataaaaaaatcttttctttaaaattaaaatccttCAAAGTGTATCGTTCACGTACCAAAATCCCACTCTGTTAATATTTAGTTCTCTTAATATTGTTATCAGCTTCAGCATATGGTAAAAGGCACATCATATTTATTCGTCAACATGTATACCTCCTGTTTCAGGTATTAGGAAGCATGAGAACGCGAGACCATGCAGTTTCCAGCGAGTTGACGATGCTTGTGAATGCGTCTGACAATAACGCGCGCATTCGATGCGAAGCAGCCAATTCCGCCACTGAAATTCCTTTGCTCAAATTTCTCGTGCTAAAAGTGAACTGTAAGTTGCATCAAATCACGCAAAATTGTGTCAGCATTCTTGTTTTATTCCTAAAATAAAACTAGAAGATGCATTTATCATAATTCTGTGCTATAGAAATCATTCTCATATAAATAGACATTATCAAAAGCCCTCAATATTAATCaatttatcatttatttataCTCCAATACAAAAAAGAAGCAAAAAACAAGTAAAAAGAAGAATACAATAACACGCCCCTTTTATTTCCCATtttttttcaaacattttcctCCCAACGAAAAATTGTCTTTGATATTGCTCTTAATCGCTTCACGATCGCATTTACCTTTTCTGCTCCAGTTCCACCCGAAAAAGTGAAGATCACTCGCGAGCCCCAAGACCTCCACGCGGGTCAGGAAGGTCGTATCATTTGTGAATCGAGCAGCAGCAACCCTGCAGCGGAGATGTCATGGTGGAAGGGTGGGATCCCCGTACAGGGCACCAAAAATGGCACTAAGCCCGGCTTACATGGTGGATTTCTGTCATTCGTGGAGCTCACGCTGGACGTCAcggaagaaatgaacggagaggtGTACACTTGCCAGGCGAAGAACAATCAGATGGAGAGGGCCATCCACGACGCCACTACGCTCGACGTTTTATGTGAGCATACAAATATCAGTAGCCAATAACCATTTCGAGATCTTCTTTTCAGAAATTAGGATCGATTTTTTTCGTTCAAGAAGCATGAACTATGTCCTTGAGGCTCGTTCAGACTGGTCAAGTTACTTTACTCCAAACCACTTGAACTCAAGTAACATGACTAATATGATCGAGGCTCTAGCGAAGCACTGATTCGAAAAGGGAAATTGGAAGtgaattgaaaaattgtattcAATTGCAGATAAGCCGATATTCTCCCCCTTAGACCCTCATGAGCTAATAGGAATGGAGGGTGAACCCTTTATGATCTCTGTCTTGGCCACGGGGAATCCTAACGACATAAAATACACATGGACGAGGGATGGTTTGCCACTTGTCAGCAATAACAGAAGGATATCTGTTCGTGGCTCTATGCTGAACATTACTAAACTGGACCGCCATGATGCTGGAACTTACATCTGCCAGGCGACTAACGAGGAAGGGACGACGTTCTACCAATTAAATTTGACTGTCCAGTGTGAGTGCAATTACTTCGTACATACTCTGcaattactttgtattttacagCTGCAGTATATTCTTAATATACTTACAAAATAGCATTAGTTTCGAGGAGAGATTTTTCAcgatttcatttattagaaatcTCCTGTTATGTGTTTCAGATTCCGCAAAAATTAAACGAACTTCCGCGTCAGGAATAGTGTACCCACCAAGGATCGAGGCAAAGTTGTTCTGCGAGGTAGATGGCAGTCCTATAGGGGACGAGTACGTTACGTGGCAGAAAGTTGGCTCGAACTCGGAACTCTCTGGACGATATTCTACCTCTTTTATCAACAAAACTTCTTATCTGCACATCGAGAATCCTGATCAAGAGGACGTTGGCGAGTACCAATGCAAAGTCAATAATGGCATCGGGAACGTCACCTCTGAACCAATCCTGTTCATCACTAATTGTACGTCGATCGATAGAATACCATTACAGCAATTTAAGCAATACAATTCCAATCGATAATGTATTAATTTCGCCTGCAGTCAAACCGCAAATGATGAACACGCCGCTGACCAGAAGAGCGGCCGCGAACAAGGGAATAAACGTGCACCTGTTTTGCAAAGCACGCGGCTCCCCTCTGCCGAGGTTCACTTGGACGTTCAATGGGAAAACTTTGCTACCTAACATCACGGATCATAAGTACAGCATCGCGCACACTGACGTGAGTTTTTTAATAGCCTAGAATGATACTTATTATAGCAGACGTGAGCTAAGTTGCATAGTTGTTTAAAGTAGCTTACGCGGCTTGAAAAATAAAGTTTTCTAATAGGCTAGAATGATACTTATTCAGGGCAAACGTGAGCTAAGTTGAATAGTTGTTTAAAGGAGCTTACGCGGCTTGAAAAATAAGGGGACGTCGGGAGTTGTTCGAAAGTAGTTAGCAGAGAAAAAGGGATCTCGTTATGCGACCTGCTCATCGTGCTCTCCTTCGTCTTCCTCCACAGTTAAGCGAATTAGTTTCCGAGTCGACGCTGACCATTGTCCGTGTGACGTCCCACGATTACGGGAAATACGAGTGCCGAGCGACGAACAAGATGGGACAGTCGACGGACATCATACACTTGGATGTGACATCGCCGCCAGAGAAGCCCACTGATCTGGAGGTTTACAATGTCACTCACGACTCCGTCACTCTGATGTGGAAAAGAGGGTTCGAAGGGGGCTTAACGACGTCTTACCAGATACGTTGGAGAGAGGCTCTCGATTACGAGAACCGCTACCACTATCTGGACGTCTCCCCCGGGGAATATAAAACAACGATCACGGGACTCTCCCTGGGCACCTACTATGTGTTCAGCGTGAAAGCCATCAACGAGAAAGGGGATAGCGGCTTCTTGCCAGACCTGGTCAAAGTGCAGACGCTACGTAAGTCTTCAGATTCAATTTTAAGCAATATTTCATGCTATGTGTTAGGAGGCTTCTTTAGAGCGTAATGGTACAGCTGGGAGCAGATGAAGTCTAGTTAGAATAGAAAATAGataatacagggtgtccaagctgaagcaaGCTACCTAAGTATCTCCtctgtttttattaaattttaagaaACTAAGAAAAATGATTGTACACAGCAGATGTTCTTCCATGATatttctccttcgaaaccactcAAATTATGTCATGGACGATTTTCATGTCATTAAAAATAAAGGAGATATTCAGGTGGTTTGCTTCAGCGTGGACATTACGTACAAAAATATCTAAACAGGTTGTCCACTTattgggacatttgacatctcaAATGTCCAGGTATTAGGACATTTACATTGCTTCtcgtattttaataatattacaaTTGCTCCCAGTTCTACTTTGTCATTCTCAGACTACCACCTCGCCCTAACATTAAATCGTTGCAATGACAAGGAAACTTGTCCCCTAACAATATAAAGTAAAGTAAATTGTTGAAGACGTTACTTGCCACGTTTCGTCGGGAATATTCAAGATTTCTGGTGGATAGAATGGTTTAGAAGGTGCATAGAAACGACTGTTTAGAATGGACTGTAGTTTGCATTTAGATTTAAATATTAGTAGTCGGCTTATAGAAATATTTAGTAATTTCGTAGTGAATGTTTCTTCATATAAGAGCCACTTCAGGGTTGAATTATCCactgaaaaataaagaaaatttcgTTACTTCGACCTGAGAATACCGAAAATTCTAAAGTGGCTCTCCAGTGAGGCAGCATTTTGGGCAAGAACTCGTCAAAGAACGATTGAAATAAAAAGGGATCCATCCAGCCATTGTCATTTTGTATTGACATCAACATTATCAACATGATGCCATATTTACGCTTCGATCATCTCGACCTCCTCCCACTGAATTCGCATTTCATCGGAAACACtataacaacaacaacaacaaccgaGTGTCCATTAACAGTGTAATCGAAATACACATTAACGGAGGAAACAGCATTTAATCAGCAAGCATCGCAAATTGACTGTTTAATACTGTGACTGGATGGCAGAGTCCAGCCGAAAGATTACCATTGCTGATGTACTTAGAAGCGCTAATGAGATCTCGCGCTAGAGGATAATAATCGATCGCGCGGTGAATAGTACAACTAACATTAGCGGAGCGTTGCATGAATAACAATTCGGTGATGGGGCGTATTGGCTTGGCTTACAGGCGAGGCACCACCTACCGACGTGACATCCAGCGAGATTAATTCTTCCTACATCATCGTCATTATCATCACTGTTTCCGCCTCTGTTTGCCTACTCATTGCTGTGCCCATAGTCTTTGCTACATTAAAATCGAAAAAGAAGGCTCAACGTTCCGGTAAATATGATCACTCTCATATACCTGTGTTTTCTGCTTTATTTTCCATAGGACCGGGCAACCAGCCAGACGTTCTCTTGGAAAAGGGGGATTTTACAATGAATTATATCTATACGTTTGCAGCAACCTCCCTCATCTTTTTTATCATTAATATCCTGATCGTCGTGTTGTGGTACATTATGAGAAAACGAAATAAATCTCGTAAGTTTTTATCTTATCGAATCTACGGAGCTAATCTATTCGGCGgtaaattaatttcaaaaagGAAAAAGAGGGGAGAGAAAGAACTTTGCATATATCTATAAACACTTTGCCAACTGGATGTAATAAAAAACGCTTTCCTATTAGTGTTagtaattttaaggggtgattctacaagCCACAGTAAATTAGAGAAAATGAAGAATGAGAAAATTGCGTTTAAGGCTTCCTTTTAGAGTTATCAGGAATTAAGAgtagatgtgtctgacttatcaCCGATCTGTTCTACTTACTCTACAGCGCTTAGCCTGACTACTGCACgcgggcagtagaataagtcccttaTTCAGTCAGACATGTAATATCTTCGAAACGAAGCCTGAAACATAATtttatcattcttaattttcttcttattttagtGTGTAGAATCATcttctaaaatttctaacaccccTTGTCGAACATCTTGTACGTCTACATATGCTCCTACGTTGGCAACGTGTTAAAATCAGAAGAACAAAGTGTCCTCAGTTCTAATCGTTATTCTCTGTTTTCTCTGCACAGGAATTAATAAATCCCAGACAGCGGATATGTACGCACCATCCACCGTCAATGGAGACACCATGACTGGTGAATTAAGTTCTGTTTCGGACGAGAAGAGCGACGTTAACTTCGACACTAACGATTACGTGGTCAGTGCGATCAGTCAGTATGTTCTTAGTAACAAGTAATGCCGGAGGGTAGGTTTGAGTTCTATTAACACATTTCTGTTTCGTTTTGCTTTTGTTCGAGCACCTTGCCCTCTTGACTCTTCATCAGATAGTTGAACTTTCCTGTTTCCTCCCTCCCTTTGCATACTACCTCTTCTTTAACAACAGAAGTCCTTCGAAGCTTAACCAGTAGTACTCCTAGAACGACTTTTAATTTTCTtcctcccttttttttttttaattttcttataCTCACTAAAATCTTACTTCATTTGCAGTACCCTTAAGTATAGGCAGGTTTTGGGGTGGATCTTTAGAGCTAATTTCCGTGCACGTACATATAGACACCGGGAACCCTCGTAATGTATCAGAATGATGAAATTAATGTCGATACAGAGCGCCAAGTGCTGCTTCGGTGCATGTTAGCAATCGGTAATGTACTTCATACTGATACGCTACGAACGACGGgagtattttttttttcatttcaatGAAAATTATTTAACTTAATAGTGTTCAATGATTTAATGAGGACGTTCCAGGTTTAGCCTCTTTGTATGTGGGATTTTAATCGACCACTTTCTGTCTGTGTAACGCAACAGGACGAAGGCCGAAAGACAGCAGCTAGCACGTATTTAATAGATCAAACTATGCAAGATTTTGGGAAGGGGAACTTGGAGATGCAGGTGCACCATCAAGGGACCCTCGGTCGTCGGGGCAACCACATCCAACCACCCATGAGCATGGACTCGCCGCCACAGAGGACGACAGCCAGTGGGACACTTTCTGGTATGCATTAGATAGTCACGCAATAGATCATGTCATCTATTTTATTGAAGTTTATCTGAAAAGTTAGTATTCGTATAAATATCTGTAAGAAACTAGCAGAAAATTGCCATCGTAGAACGTCTATTAAGTACTTCCTTCCAACATAGACATTGGTTGCTTGCCAAAGTAGATTTTACATCTATCTCTCATAGAAGCTAACAATAACTTGTGTTTCAAGCCGTTGGCTGCGATTAAGCCAATAAACGCGTGTAGAACGCAAAGAAACTAGTAGAATTATCGACCTTGAACAGACCAGCACCAAAAGAATTACACCAATGTGTTTCAAAACCTCTGATGAAGCTGACTGGGCAGCTGGCAAGGTGTCAAAACCTTATCCTAGAAAAATAAAGCATAAATCTGTGGAACGACAGTGATAAATCTACAGAATGATTTAGG carries:
- the Sns gene encoding sticks and stones, whose product is MKDYGMTPSTTRLILFFAVFAATSPVKGEGGQYFRVRPRNSSVLEGGEVTIPCEVGNRVGIVQWVKDGFAYVIQQSGEIVGHPRLRLIGNQNAGIYNLKITDASLTDDGEYQCQVGPFQRIKPIRANAHLVVISPPQKVEISNHPNKEKIEVKVGESRRLECIVRSAKPAASIVWYRGNVQIKGGDTIITPISIEGDKELQKPGESKKELLKYDTHGSITIVPTPDDNDMDYTCEANHPAIPIDMPLRASIKLSVFYSPSTPYIEGYTEGETVKRGQQLELTCRSRGGNPPAQIVWYRNNELVNTVYRTEGSFSESVLSIIAKAQDNNAKYRCEVSNIMSVEPMEAHVDLTVLFAPSGVTITGPTEAKADEQVVITCTTENSNPPADIKWTVGGRNFESNASRTEPAPQGGWITSSNVTFTINQASRSIVVICDASNVKLTENVVRTHTINVIYPPSKLSITGYEEGTTIDAGTVLRLMCTATSGNPLATLTWYKNDKKVLGSMRTRDHAVSSELTMLVNASDNNARIRCEAANSATEIPLLKFLVLKVNFPPEKVKITREPQDLHAGQEGRIICESSSSNPAAEMSWWKGGIPVQGTKNGTKPGLHGGFLSFVELTLDVTEEMNGEVYTCQAKNNQMERAIHDATTLDVLYKPIFSPLDPHELIGMEGEPFMISVLATGNPNDIKYTWTRDGLPLVSNNRRISVRGSMLNITKLDRHDAGTYICQATNEEGTTFYQLNLTVQYSAKIKRTSASGIVYPPRIEAKLFCEVDGSPIGDEYVTWQKVGSNSELSGRYSTSFINKTSYLHIENPDQEDVGEYQCKVNNGIGNVTSEPILFITNFKPQMMNTPLTRRAAANKGINVHLFCKARGSPLPRFTWTFNGKTLLPNITDHKYSIAHTDLSELVSESTLTIVRVTSHDYGKYECRATNKMGQSTDIIHLDVTSPPEKPTDLEVYNVTHDSVTLMWKRGFEGGLTTSYQIRWREALDYENRYHYLDVSPGEYKTTITGLSLGTYYVFSVKAINEKGDSGFLPDLVKVQTLREAPPTDVTSSEINSSYIIVIIITVSASVCLLIAVPIVFATLKSKKKAQRSGINKSQTADMYAPSTVNGDTMTGELSSVSDEKSDVNFDTNDYVDEGRKTAASTYLIDQTMQDFGKGNLEMQVHHQGTLGRRGNHIQPPMSMDSPPQRTTASGTLSVSKSSYIGNPSPAPPSDVNFYSVEIDNGRYMGYETNHSPIPVVGEPGSGSYYPSMSPTGHIVPGHMGGGTGTLTRSRTLPRPVPPPDVTVMTAGSKSPIPPTVPPPPTTFARSVPSNAHTHGHPLSTFTPTPAYSDIDGHLV